In Patescibacteria group bacterium, the following proteins share a genomic window:
- the guaB gene encoding IMP dehydrogenase has translation MQDKLKDGLTYDDILLEPQYSTVLPAETLTGSRFSRNIKLKIPISSAPMDTVTEHRMAIALALEGGIGIIHKNLSIAEQAHEVELVKRFESGFLFDPATIGPDATVDEIHGIYLDKGYKKIPVVDANGKLLGLVTELDYLWPNDKNKKVKDVMIPVSNLTTVLDTASLDEANNIIWAKRLYVLCVTDKSGKLKAIVTRKDLEKNKNFPNANKDSNKHLIVGAGLGVGKDMLERASALAQAGADVLVVDTAHGHSIGVIEAVKKLKKEKGLKNIDIVAGNIATREGAKALIAAGADGVKVGVGPGSICTTRVIAGIGVPQVTAIIEAAAGRGGKKEIPIIADGGIKYSGDIVKALAVGADAVMVGGMLAGAEEAPGATEFFNGRMYKVYRGMGSLAAMTKGSKDRYGQADVMDTGKFVPEGIEGRMPYRGPVEKIIYQLVGGIRSGLGYNGAKTIAELQKKAKAVKITAAGLKESHPHDVHITKEAPNYHI, from the coding sequence ATGCAAGACAAGCTTAAAGACGGCTTAACTTACGACGACATCCTTTTGGAGCCCCAGTATTCGACGGTTTTGCCGGCCGAAACTTTAACGGGGAGCCGTTTTAGCCGGAATATTAAGCTTAAAATTCCGATTTCTTCCGCGCCCATGGACACGGTAACCGAGCACCGGATGGCAATCGCTTTGGCCTTAGAAGGCGGAATCGGGATAATCCATAAAAACTTATCTATTGCCGAGCAGGCGCATGAAGTCGAATTAGTTAAAAGGTTTGAAAGCGGATTTTTATTCGATCCGGCGACAATCGGGCCGGATGCGACGGTTGATGAAATTCATGGCATTTATCTTGATAAAGGCTATAAAAAAATTCCGGTCGTGGACGCGAACGGAAAACTTTTAGGATTAGTTACGGAATTGGATTATCTTTGGCCGAATGATAAAAATAAGAAAGTTAAGGACGTGATGATCCCGGTTTCTAATCTGACTACGGTATTAGACACGGCGAGCTTGGACGAAGCTAATAATATAATCTGGGCTAAGCGGCTCTACGTCTTATGCGTAACCGATAAATCCGGAAAACTAAAAGCCATTGTTACGAGAAAAGATTTGGAAAAAAATAAAAATTTTCCGAACGCTAATAAAGATTCCAATAAGCATTTGATAGTCGGCGCGGGGCTCGGCGTCGGAAAAGATATGCTCGAACGGGCGAGTGCTCTTGCCCAAGCCGGAGCAGACGTCTTAGTTGTTGACACGGCGCACGGGCATTCAATCGGCGTAATTGAAGCCGTAAAAAAATTAAAAAAGGAAAAGGGTTTAAAAAATATCGATATAGTCGCCGGAAATATAGCGACCCGCGAAGGCGCTAAAGCTTTGATCGCCGCCGGAGCCGACGGCGTTAAAGTTGGAGTCGGCCCGGGCTCGATTTGCACGACCCGCGTCATTGCCGGAATCGGCGTACCGCAGGTGACGGCTATTATAGAAGCAGCCGCCGGCCGGGGCGGAAAAAAAGAAATACCGATAATCGCCGACGGCGGAATAAAATATTCGGGGGACATTGTTAAAGCTTTGGCGGTTGGAGCTGACGCGGTTATGGTTGGCGGGATGCTGGCCGGCGCCGAAGAAGCGCCGGGCGCGACTGAATTCTTTAACGGCCGGATGTATAAAGTTTACCGGGGCATGGGGTCGCTCGCGGCCATGACTAAAGGTTCAAAAGACCGCTACGGCCAGGCCGATGTTATGGATACCGGAAAATTCGTTCCCGAAGGAATCGAAGGCCGGATGCCTTACCGCGGGCCGGTAGAAAAAATAATTTATCAGCTGGTCGGCGGAATCCGCTCGGGGTTAGGCTATAACGGCGCGAAAACCATCGCCGAACTCCAAAAGAAAGCCAAGGCCGTAAAAATCACCGCGGCCGGCTTAAAAGAAAGCCACCCCCACGACGTCCACATAACCAAAGAAGCCCCGAATTATCATATATAA
- the guaA gene encoding glutamine-hydrolyzing GMP synthase: MKHIAILDYGSQYTHLISRAVRELEVLAKIYPHDVPAAELHDAAGIILSGGPQAVYAKDAILVDPEIFKLGVPILGVCYGHQLMSHMLGGKVQAAESLAGGEFGRTKIQLASNDQKFISPIFKDITDNTTVWMSHGDTVVKMPDGFSVIAKTQDCPIAAMADEKRKFYGFQFHPEVVHSEEGHKMIKNFVLDICRAEKNWRIDDLLKHLEEKIREQVQDKKVFILVSGGVDSSVAFILLTRTLGDKKVKGLYVDTGFMRKDETAEVVKGFKNAGIHNLETVDASSTFYPRLKNIFEPEEKRRIIGETFIDVKDEIAAKLKIDSGDWLLGQGTIYPDTITSGGTKNADKIKTHHNRVDRVKKMVEMGLVVEPLIEFYKDEVRKTGALLGMPEDQLKRHPFPGPGLAVRCLCAKKGLNQADVNELNEKAGDLLSTLGAEIKHKVLAIKSVGVQGDQRSYAHPLVLWDESGLPSKEIDWEKLDEIASTITNKIRGLNRVMILLNPEKLKTDNFSYPDKDLYLSKDRIEILREMDAIANNILREEKIYDDIWQCPIVLIPLAGQDGKESIVIRPLNSRDVMTLRFYRMEKRILEKIAKAILATKKISYVFYDITNKPPATLEWE; this comes from the coding sequence ATGAAACATATCGCCATTCTGGATTATGGATCACAGTACACGCATCTCATCTCCCGCGCTGTCCGCGAGCTGGAAGTCCTCGCCAAAATTTATCCTCACGACGTTCCGGCCGCCGAACTCCATGACGCGGCCGGTATTATTTTATCCGGCGGCCCGCAGGCGGTTTACGCGAAAGACGCTATCTTAGTCGACCCGGAAATTTTTAAGCTCGGCGTCCCGATTTTAGGCGTCTGCTACGGCCACCAGCTTATGAGCCATATGCTCGGCGGAAAGGTCCAGGCGGCCGAGTCATTAGCCGGCGGAGAGTTTGGCCGGACGAAAATCCAGCTTGCTTCGAACGATCAAAAATTTATTTCGCCGATTTTCAAAGACATTACCGACAACACCACAGTCTGGATGAGCCACGGCGACACGGTGGTGAAGATGCCGGACGGATTTTCCGTTATTGCCAAAACCCAGGATTGCCCGATTGCCGCCATGGCCGATGAAAAAAGAAAATTTTACGGCTTCCAGTTTCACCCGGAAGTGGTTCATTCGGAAGAAGGCCATAAGATGATAAAAAATTTCGTTCTGGACATTTGCCGCGCGGAAAAAAATTGGCGGATTGACGATTTACTAAAACATCTGGAAGAAAAAATCCGGGAGCAGGTCCAGGACAAAAAAGTTTTTATCTTGGTTTCCGGCGGCGTAGATTCCTCGGTGGCTTTTATCTTACTAACCCGGACTTTGGGCGATAAAAAAGTCAAAGGTTTGTATGTTGATACCGGGTTTATGCGGAAAGACGAAACCGCGGAAGTGGTTAAAGGCTTTAAAAACGCGGGGATCCATAATCTCGAGACCGTCGACGCGTCTAGCACTTTTTATCCCCGGCTTAAAAACATCTTTGAGCCCGAAGAAAAACGGCGCATTATCGGCGAAACCTTTATTGACGTTAAAGACGAAATCGCCGCTAAACTAAAAATTGATTCCGGCGACTGGCTACTAGGCCAGGGAACGATTTATCCGGATACGATCACTTCGGGCGGAACGAAAAACGCCGATAAAATCAAGACGCACCATAACCGGGTAGACCGGGTGAAAAAGATGGTTGAAATGGGATTGGTGGTCGAACCTTTGATTGAATTTTATAAAGACGAGGTGAGAAAAACCGGCGCGCTCTTAGGCATGCCCGAAGACCAGTTGAAGCGCCATCCCTTCCCCGGCCCCGGGCTCGCCGTCCGGTGCTTATGCGCTAAAAAAGGCCTTAACCAGGCTGATGTTAATGAATTAAATGAAAAAGCCGGAGACTTGCTAAGCACCTTAGGCGCAGAGATAAAGCACAAAGTGCTCGCCATAAAATCCGTCGGCGTCCAGGGCGATCAAAGGTCTTACGCCCATCCTTTGGTTTTATGGGACGAAAGCGGCCTGCCCAGTAAAGAAATTGACTGGGAAAAATTGGACGAAATCGCTTCTACTATCACCAATAAAATCCGGGGGTTAAACCGGGTGATGATTTTACTTAATCCGGAAAAATTAAAAACGGACAACTTTTCCTATCCGGATAAAGATTTATATTTATCCAAAGACCGGATTGAAATCTTGCGCGAAATGGACGCCATAGCCAATAATATTCTCCGCGAAGAAAAAATTTACGACGATATCTGGCAATGCCCGATAGTCTTGATTCCATTAGCAGGCCAGGACGGAAAAGAGTCTATCGTAATAAGGCCCCTTAATTCCCGCGATGTTATGACTTTAAGATTTTACCGCATGGAAAAACGGATTTTGGAAAAAATCGCCAAAGCGATCCTGGCTACCAAAAAAATCTCTTACGTTTTTTACGATATAACCAATAAGCCGCCAGCGACCCTAGAATGGGAGTAG
- a CDS encoding Hsp20/alpha crystallin family protein, translating into MNGLIRWREPFEDIEGMFSDFIPAVRSRMAKSGFIPAIDMYEDKDNIIVEAPLAGMDPEKVDISIENDILTIKGESEKRSEVEDKNYYRKEIQRGSFYRSVPLPMRVEGDKASAAAEDGVLKISIPKAPEAKTNKVRVNIKKN; encoded by the coding sequence ATGAACGGATTAATAAGATGGAGGGAGCCATTCGAAGATATCGAGGGGATGTTCTCCGATTTTATTCCGGCGGTAAGAAGCCGGATGGCCAAGTCGGGATTTATCCCGGCCATCGACATGTATGAGGACAAAGACAATATAATCGTCGAGGCGCCTTTGGCCGGCATGGATCCGGAAAAGGTGGATATTTCGATTGAAAATGACATTTTAACAATCAAAGGCGAAAGCGAAAAAAGAAGCGAGGTGGAAGACAAAAACTATTACCGCAAGGAAATCCAGCGGGGGAGCTTCTACCGCAGTGTTCCTCTTCCTATGAGAGTGGAGGGCGATAAAGCGTCGGCCGCGGCCGAGGATGGGGTATTAAAAATTTCCATCCCCAAAGCGCCGGAAGCGAAGACGAATAAGGTGAGGGTGAATATTAAGAAAAATTAA
- the grpE gene encoding nucleotide exchange factor GrpE has translation MAEQYNCPEAVAAALIYNDQGEVFLTKSKKWGDAWQIPGGHIELGETAEEALKREIMEETGYEIDKIEFAYVGEGINPPLYHRKAHFVFLDYFAHLAGGELAEMNEEMDENIWIKPEEALKTLEMNPYTKLLVEKFTKRREKHDFEHKYKRALADYQNLLKRTAEEKSECAKYASENLIQAILPVYDNLKLALMHSNGAKDGSDEKNSGKDGAGNGGQIEEGLKMVLRQFKNILEEEGVKEIETAGKPYDPHAMEAMGHTATNDKKMDGIVAEELKPGYRLKGKVIVPARVKVFEFKK, from the coding sequence ATGGCGGAACAATACAATTGTCCGGAAGCGGTAGCGGCCGCGTTAATATATAATGATCAGGGAGAAGTTTTTTTAACCAAAAGCAAGAAATGGGGAGACGCCTGGCAGATTCCGGGCGGACACATTGAATTAGGCGAGACTGCCGAAGAGGCTTTAAAAAGGGAGATAATGGAAGAAACCGGCTACGAAATCGATAAAATCGAATTCGCTTACGTGGGCGAAGGAATAAATCCTCCGCTATACCACCGAAAAGCCCATTTTGTCTTTTTAGATTATTTCGCCCATTTGGCCGGAGGAGAATTAGCGGAGATGAATGAAGAAATGGATGAGAATATCTGGATTAAGCCGGAAGAGGCTTTGAAAACATTGGAAATGAATCCCTATACAAAACTATTGGTGGAAAAATTTACCAAAAGGCGGGAAAAGCATGATTTTGAACATAAATATAAACGGGCTTTAGCCGATTACCAGAATTTATTAAAACGGACAGCCGAGGAAAAATCCGAGTGCGCTAAGTACGCGAGCGAAAATTTGATCCAGGCGATTTTGCCGGTTTACGACAATTTGAAACTGGCGTTAATGCATAGTAACGGCGCTAAGGATGGCAGTGATGAAAAAAATAGCGGTAAAGACGGGGCGGGAAACGGCGGGCAGATTGAAGAAGGCTTGAAGATGGTGCTCCGGCAATTTAAAAATATTTTGGAAGAAGAAGGCGTAAAAGAAATTGAAACAGCCGGCAAACCGTATGATCCGCATGCTATGGAAGCTATGGGGCACACTGCGACGAATGATAAAAAGATGGATGGAATAGTAGCCGAAGAATTAAAGCCGGGCTATAGGCTGAAAGGAAAAGTAATCGTTCCGGCCAGAGTAAAGGTATTTGAGTTTAAAAAATAG